The following proteins are co-located in the Streptomyces sp. DT2A-34 genome:
- a CDS encoding serine/threonine protein kinase, producing the protein MGEVFAGRYELVDPIGRGGVGAVWRAWDHRRRRYVAAKVLQQSDAHSLLRFVREQALRIDHPHVLAPASWAADDDKVLFTMDLVAGGSLVHLVGDYGPLPPSFVCTLLDQLLAGLAAVHAEGVVHRDIKPANLLLEATGTARPRLRLSDFGIAMRLGEPRLTETNLVVGTPGYLAPEQLMGAEPDFPADLFAVGLVALYLLEGAKPDTKALVQYFAAHGTPGAPKGIPEPLWQVVASLVQPDPQARFRTATGARKALASAAELLPEPGPDDELIEIFDQLGPLPPGFEAGGPLKPAPGVDRGRGGSGQFGTGTAGAGVTGSGLTGTGSVPSDPRHSVAGPIPASEVSAPPSTPAPPTPRPGSQPPVAQEPSIPSQPSDGDAPLPMSDTGSFHLPPPDATGSSPRTQTPPSQPHVAQAPARMQAHAPAQAQDRRPGGQSHHGAQHHSAHISPYDNTHVLSSPHSHAPQYPAQPPTPAQHQRVDASTASYTAQSPQVPSSEPPIRQPRRRGGHRATRRASHGLARRPGPPAKVTVPLLLLALACYAVGFWALTRI; encoded by the coding sequence ATGGGTGAGGTCTTCGCCGGCCGGTACGAACTGGTCGACCCGATCGGACGCGGAGGCGTCGGCGCCGTCTGGCGCGCCTGGGACCACCGCCGCCGCCGGTACGTGGCCGCCAAGGTCCTGCAGCAGAGCGACGCGCACTCCCTGCTGCGGTTCGTCCGCGAACAGGCCCTGCGGATCGATCATCCCCATGTGCTCGCGCCCGCCAGCTGGGCCGCCGACGACGACAAGGTCCTGTTCACCATGGACCTGGTGGCCGGCGGTTCACTGGTCCATCTCGTCGGGGACTACGGCCCCTTGCCGCCCTCCTTCGTCTGCACGCTCCTCGACCAGCTCCTCGCCGGTCTGGCCGCCGTGCACGCGGAGGGCGTCGTCCACCGGGACATCAAGCCCGCCAACCTGCTCCTCGAGGCCACCGGCACTGCTCGCCCGCGGCTTCGCCTGTCCGACTTCGGCATCGCCATGCGGCTGGGCGAACCCCGCCTGACCGAGACCAACCTCGTGGTGGGAACGCCCGGTTACCTCGCGCCCGAGCAACTCATGGGCGCGGAACCGGACTTCCCCGCCGACCTGTTCGCCGTAGGACTGGTCGCGCTGTATCTGCTGGAGGGCGCCAAGCCGGACACCAAGGCGCTCGTCCAGTACTTCGCCGCGCACGGAACACCCGGTGCGCCCAAGGGAATTCCCGAACCACTGTGGCAGGTCGTGGCCTCGCTGGTGCAGCCGGATCCGCAGGCCCGGTTCCGCACGGCCACCGGGGCACGCAAGGCTCTCGCCTCGGCCGCCGAGCTCCTGCCGGAACCGGGCCCCGACGACGAGCTGATCGAGATCTTCGACCAACTCGGACCGCTGCCACCGGGGTTCGAGGCGGGCGGGCCGCTCAAACCGGCGCCAGGAGTCGACCGGGGCAGGGGTGGCTCCGGGCAGTTCGGCACGGGCACCGCGGGTGCTGGTGTCACCGGCTCGGGGCTGACGGGCACCGGCTCCGTACCGAGCGATCCACGGCACAGCGTGGCGGGGCCGATCCCGGCCTCGGAGGTCTCGGCGCCCCCCTCCACGCCCGCCCCGCCGACGCCCCGACCCGGGTCCCAGCCACCCGTCGCTCAGGAGCCGTCCATCCCTTCGCAGCCCAGCGACGGGGACGCTCCTCTCCCCATGTCGGACACCGGCAGCTTCCACCTGCCCCCGCCTGACGCCACAGGCTCCTCCCCCCGGACCCAAACGCCCCCGTCACAGCCACACGTGGCGCAGGCACCAGCCCGCATGCAGGCACATGCACCGGCACAGGCACAGGATCGGAGACCGGGGGGCCAGTCACACCATGGCGCGCAGCATCACTCCGCTCACATCTCCCCCTACGACAACACACACGTCCTGTCCTCCCCTCACTCGCACGCGCCTCAGTACCCGGCTCAGCCCCCGACGCCGGCGCAGCACCAGCGCGTCGATGCCTCTACCGCTTCGTACACCGCTCAGAGCCCTCAGGTTCCGTCTTCGGAGCCCCCGATTCGGCAGCCTCGCCGCCGCGGCGGCCACCGTGCCACCCGGCGCGCCTCCCACGGCCTCGCACGACGGCCCGGCCCGCCCGCCAAGGTGACCGTCCCCCTCCTGCTGCTGGCGCTGGCCTGCTACGCCGTGGGTTTCTGGGCACTGACCCGCATCTGA